From Saccharibacillus brassicae:
CAGCGCTTCGGCCACGACCGACAGCTCGCCGCGGCCGAGCAGCGTCTGCGCCGCGTCGCGCAGTTCCAGCAGCGTCGGCGCGCTGCCGCCGTGCAGCGAAGCCAGCCCTTCGGCCAGCCGCACCGCTTCGATGACTTCCGCCGTCGAACGGTGCGTGCCGGCCTCGCGCAGGCTGCGCGCCGCCGTTGACAGATAGACGCGCGGCAGCTCGTCCGGCCGCCCGGCCTCCATCGCGTCCCACATCAGCTGGTAGTAATGCGGAGCGCGGTTCCCCGCGCCGTAGCCCGACAGGCTGGAGAGCCGGTAATACGAATACGGCATCAGCGTCAGCTTCGAACCGCGCAGCGGCATCGCCGCAAGTTCCGCGTCGCTCATGGCGCCGCCGGCCGGATGCTCCAGCGCCGCCGCATGGTAGGCGCCGCAGACGACTACGACTTTGGCGGGATCGTGCCCCGCTTCAACGACGTTCAGAATCTGCCGCCGCATATACGCTTCGCGGACGTGATTATACGCGTGTTCCTGCGGCTGCTCGGACTGCTCGCGGTCTTCGCCGAGCGATCGCATCTCGGCCGAAAAGGCCAGGATCGAATCCCGGTAGGCATCCGGATTCGCGTTGTGCTCGTAATGACGTTCCCAGTACGTCTCGTAGTCGTGCTCGTCCGCCAGGTCGGCGATGCGTTCGTACACCGAACGCCCCGCCACCGCGGCTTCCGGCTCTTCTTCGCCCTGCGGCCGACCGGGCAGATCTTCGCCGCCGCGCCGCAGATCCTGCAGCGCCAGCGCCGACCCGGCCGGCAGGTCGATCAGTTCGCACAGGGCGCCGTTCTTCGCGGCCCAGCGCATCGCCTGAAGCTCCGGCGAATAGACGGCGAACGGCCACAGCGCCGTGCGCACAGGCATCTCGTCGGTAAAAGCCAGAATGGCGACCGGCGGAACGGTCGACGGATCGACGAGATCGCGGATCAGGGGAGTCGCATCGGACGGGCCTTCGATCAGCACCGCCGTCGGCCGGACCGCGTCCAGATATTGCAGCAGATGGCGGGCACCGCCGGGGGACAGGTGCCGGACGCCGAATACGGAGACGGTGACGTCGGCCGCCGTCTTCACTCGTTCATCTCCCTGCACGCTTGATACAGTCCGCGCCACTCCGATCCCCGTTTCTTCATGACGTTGTCCAGGTATTCTTTCCAGACGAGCTTGTCCTTGTCATCGTCCTTGACGATCGCGCCCTGCAGGCCGGCCGCCAGATCCTCGTCGGTCATCTCGCCGCTGCCGAAACTTGCCGCAAGCGCCATGCTGTTCGTCAGCAGCGAAATCGCTTCGGCCGTCGAGATGACGCCGCCGGGCGATTTGAGCTTCTCCTTGCGGTCGAGCGTCATGCCGCTGCGCAGCTCGCGGAAGATCGTCACGACCTTGAGCAGCGCCTCGTCGGCCGGAGGCGAAGCGTGCAGCTGGTAGGAAGCGGCAATCTCGCCGACCCGCTTCTTGACGATCGACAGTTCCGTCTCCAGATCCGACGGCGCGGGCAGAACGATAATGTTGAAGCGCCGCTTGAGGGCGGCGGACATTTCGTTCACGCCGCGGTCGCGCGTGTTCGCCGTGGCGATAATCGAGAAGCCTTTGCGGGCGCTCGTCTCGCTGCCGAGTTCGGGTACCGAGACGGTCTTCTCGGACAAAATCGAGATCAACGCGTCCTGCACTTCCGACGCGCAGCGCGAAATCTCTTCGAACCGGGCGACGCTGCCGCCTTCCATCGCGCGCATGATCGGGCTCCGCACGAGCGCTTCCGGCGTCGGGCCGTTGGCCAGCAGCATCGCGTAATTCCACGAATAGCGGACATGTTCTTCGCTCGTGCCGGCCGTTCCCTGCACGACAAGGCCCGAGTTGCCGCTGACGGCGGCGGTCAGGTTCTCGGACAGCCAGGACTTGGCGGTGCCCGGCTCGCCGATCAGCATCAGCGCACGGTCCGTAACGAGCGTGGCGATCGCCATCTCGACCAGACGCCGGTTGCCTATGTATTTGGGCGTGATGTCCAGCTTTCCGGCCGTGCCGCCGGTCAGAAACGTCAACACGGAACGCGGCGACATCTGCCAACCCGGCGGGACCGCCCCTTTGTCCGCTTTTTGCAGCGCCTCGATCTCTTCCTGGTACAACACTTCCGCCGGTAGGCGCATAGCCTCCTGCTCTTGCTTCTTCGCTGCTGCCATTTGTTCATTCTCCTCTCGACTGCAAGATGGGATTGCGGTGATCCGTGCGGTGATCCGATCGCGGCTTCGCCGCCTTTACTCCGCGCCGGCGGCCCGCCGGCGAAGCGAATGGACGACTTCCTGC
This genomic window contains:
- a CDS encoding AAA family ATPase translates to MAAAKKQEQEAMRLPAEVLYQEEIEALQKADKGAVPPGWQMSPRSVLTFLTGGTAGKLDITPKYIGNRRLVEMAIATLVTDRALMLIGEPGTAKSWLSENLTAAVSGNSGLVVQGTAGTSEEHVRYSWNYAMLLANGPTPEALVRSPIMRAMEGGSVARFEEISRCASEVQDALISILSEKTVSVPELGSETSARKGFSIIATANTRDRGVNEMSAALKRRFNIIVLPAPSDLETELSIVKKRVGEIAASYQLHASPPADEALLKVVTIFRELRSGMTLDRKEKLKSPGGVISTAEAISLLTNSMALAASFGSGEMTDEDLAAGLQGAIVKDDDKDKLVWKEYLDNVMKKRGSEWRGLYQACREMNE